From the genome of Scytonema hofmannii PCC 7110, one region includes:
- a CDS encoding phosphoketolase, producing MTLASRPQTKPLSDEELQKINAYWRAANYLSVGQIYLLDNPLLKEPLKIEHIKPRLLGHWGTTPGLNFIYVHLNRIIKKYDLDMIYIAGPGHGGPGIVANTFLEGTYSKYYPNVSQDAEGLQKLFKQFSFPGGIGSHCTPEVPGSIHEGGELGYSLVHAYGAAFDNPDLIVGCVVGDGEAETGPLATSWHSNKFLNPVHDGAVLPILHLNGYKIANPTVLSRLSHKELESLFVGYGYKPYFVEGSDPETMHQLMAATLETITHEIKEIQEDARNNGFSQRPQWPMIILRSPKGWTGPKEVDGKKTEDYWRSHQVPFGELQGNPEHLQLLEGWLRSYKPEELFDENGTPIPELLELPPKGHRRMSDNPHANGGLLLRDLKMPDFRDYAIDVTESGRTVGEATKVSGKFLRDVMKRNLDSRNFRIFGPDETKSNRLDAIFEVTDRTWVAEKYPYDDALSPDGRIMEILSETTCQGWLEGYLLTGRHGFFSCYEAFIHIVDSMFNQHAKWLDTSHDIPWRRPIASLNYLLTSHVWRQDHNGFSHQDPGFLDLVVNKKANVIRVYLPPDANCLLSVTDHCLRSRNYVNVIVAGKQPALQYLSIDAAIKHCTKGVSIWEWASNDQGGEPDVVMACAGDIPTLETLAAVDILRQNFPDLKVRVVNVVDLMKLQPASEHPHGLNDGDFDSIFTTDKPIIFAFHGYPWLIHRLSYRRKNHANLHVRGYKEEGTTTTPFDMAVVNDVDRFHLAMDVINRVSKLGYKAAYVKQTLQDKLIEHKHYIYKYGEDMPEVREWKWPY from the coding sequence ATGACTTTAGCTAGCCGTCCGCAAACAAAGCCGTTATCAGATGAAGAACTGCAGAAAATAAACGCCTATTGGCGTGCAGCGAATTATCTTTCTGTAGGTCAAATCTATTTACTCGACAACCCACTACTGAAAGAACCACTGAAAATAGAACATATCAAACCTAGATTGTTAGGTCATTGGGGAACGACTCCCGGTCTGAACTTCATTTACGTTCACCTCAACCGGATCATTAAAAAGTACGATCTGGACATGATTTATATTGCAGGTCCCGGTCACGGCGGTCCTGGAATAGTTGCCAACACATTTCTGGAAGGCACTTACAGCAAGTATTACCCAAATGTGTCCCAAGATGCGGAGGGATTACAAAAACTTTTCAAACAGTTCTCCTTCCCTGGCGGGATCGGTAGCCACTGTACTCCGGAAGTTCCCGGTTCTATTCATGAAGGCGGTGAATTGGGTTATTCCCTCGTCCACGCTTATGGTGCAGCTTTCGACAACCCAGACCTGATTGTTGGTTGCGTTGTTGGGGATGGCGAAGCAGAAACTGGACCCCTTGCAACAAGCTGGCACTCCAACAAGTTTCTTAACCCGGTTCATGATGGTGCGGTACTTCCAATTCTGCATCTGAATGGTTATAAAATTGCTAACCCAACAGTGCTATCACGGTTGAGCCACAAAGAGTTAGAAAGCCTGTTTGTAGGTTACGGTTACAAACCTTATTTTGTGGAAGGTTCCGATCCCGAAACCATGCACCAGTTGATGGCAGCAACTTTAGAAACCATAACTCACGAGATTAAAGAAATTCAGGAAGACGCTCGTAATAATGGCTTCTCCCAACGCCCGCAATGGCCTATGATTATCTTGAGGAGCCCTAAAGGTTGGACGGGTCCCAAAGAAGTTGACGGTAAGAAGACAGAAGATTACTGGCGATCGCACCAAGTTCCTTTTGGCGAGTTACAAGGAAACCCAGAACATTTACAACTCTTGGAAGGGTGGTTGAGAAGTTATAAACCAGAAGAACTTTTTGATGAGAACGGTACACCGATCCCAGAACTGTTAGAACTACCTCCAAAAGGACACCGACGCATGAGTGATAACCCTCACGCTAATGGTGGCCTTTTACTGCGGGATTTGAAAATGCCTGACTTCCGCGATTATGCGATCGATGTTACCGAATCTGGCAGAACTGTAGGTGAAGCCACAAAAGTATCTGGAAAATTCCTGCGGGATGTCATGAAACGTAACCTAGATAGCCGTAACTTCCGCATCTTTGGTCCAGACGAAACTAAATCAAATCGCTTGGATGCTATTTTTGAAGTGACAGATCGAACTTGGGTAGCTGAGAAATATCCTTACGATGATGCTCTCTCACCCGACGGTAGAATCATGGAGATTCTAAGCGAAACAACTTGTCAGGGTTGGTTGGAAGGATATCTTTTGACGGGTCGCCACGGTTTCTTCTCCTGCTACGAGGCGTTTATCCATATTGTAGACTCCATGTTTAACCAGCACGCTAAGTGGCTTGATACTTCCCATGATATTCCTTGGCGCAGACCAATTGCTTCTCTCAATTACCTGCTCACATCTCACGTTTGGCGTCAAGACCACAATGGTTTCTCCCATCAAGACCCCGGTTTTCTTGACTTAGTGGTCAACAAGAAAGCAAACGTGATTCGGGTATACTTACCACCTGATGCCAATTGTTTACTGTCGGTAACTGACCATTGCTTGCGGAGCCGCAACTATGTGAACGTCATCGTTGCTGGAAAACAACCAGCATTGCAGTACCTTAGTATAGATGCGGCAATCAAACACTGCACCAAGGGCGTAAGTATTTGGGAATGGGCAAGTAACGACCAAGGCGGGGAACCAGACGTAGTGATGGCTTGTGCGGGAGATATTCCTACACTAGAAACTTTGGCGGCTGTAGACATTCTGCGGCAAAACTTCCCCGACCTCAAGGTACGGGTTGTAAACGTCGTAGACTTAATGAAACTCCAGCCCGCAAGCGAACATCCCCACGGACTCAACGATGGCGACTTTGACAGCATTTTCACGACTGACAAGCCAATTATCTTTGCCTTCCACGGTTATCCTTGGTTGATTCACCGTTTAAGCTATCGTCGCAAGAACCATGCAAACCTCCACGTCAGGGGTTATAAAGAAGAAGGAACAACAACTACACCTTTTGATATGGCAGTAGTCAACGATGTAGATCGCTTCCACCTAGCGATGGACGTAATAAATCGCGTATCGAAACTGGGATATAAAGCAGCTTACGTGAAGCAGACACTGCAAGACAAGCTCATTGAGCACAAACACTACATTTACAAGTACGGCGAAGATATGCCAGAAGTTCGTGAATGGAAGTGGCCGTATTAA
- a CDS encoding valine--pyruvate transaminase has protein sequence MNPALTQFGVNMSKLTGVRAIMKDIIETLRSSTGQLINLSAGNPLIVPEVEQLWRDCTAQLLSSPDYGEVVCRYGSSQGYASLIKAVVNDFNHRYGLNLSDRNILITPGSQSLYFYAANAFGGYTTGGELKKIVLPLSPDYTGYGGVTLVPEALVAYKPTLDIDAGAHKFKYRPDFSNLSITEKTGCVIFSRPCNPTGNVLTDDEVKKIAALAAPYDVPVFIDSAYGPPFPALNFTDLTPIFGDGIVHCMSLSKAGLPGERVGIAIGDEKVIQVLECFQTNACLHASRYGQAIAAIAIKSGALAEISTSVIRPFYQNKFTVLESTLNEFMPEDLPWFLHRGEGAIFAWLWLQDLPMTDWEFYQELKKVGVIVVPGSTFFPGLQEEWVHKQQCVRISLTGSNEEIATGMERLAKVVQQIYQVSAVNV, from the coding sequence ATGAACCCTGCCCTGACTCAATTCGGCGTCAATATGTCCAAACTAACTGGCGTTAGAGCCATTATGAAGGATATTATCGAAACTTTACGATCTAGTACAGGGCAGTTGATAAATTTGAGTGCTGGCAATCCCTTGATTGTGCCAGAAGTTGAGCAGTTATGGCGAGATTGTACTGCACAACTGCTCTCTAGCCCAGATTATGGCGAGGTGGTTTGCCGCTACGGATCGAGTCAGGGCTATGCATCATTGATTAAGGCTGTTGTCAATGATTTTAATCACCGCTATGGGTTAAATTTGAGCGATCGCAACATCTTGATTACCCCAGGCAGTCAAAGTCTTTACTTCTATGCGGCTAATGCTTTTGGCGGCTACACCACTGGCGGAGAACTGAAAAAAATTGTTTTACCCCTCAGTCCGGACTACACTGGTTATGGTGGTGTCACTTTGGTGCCAGAAGCACTTGTTGCTTACAAACCAACACTAGATATAGATGCAGGGGCGCACAAGTTTAAATACCGCCCGGACTTTAGCAACTTGTCGATTACAGAAAAAACAGGTTGTGTTATCTTCTCTCGTCCCTGTAACCCCACAGGTAATGTCCTGACTGATGACGAGGTGAAGAAAATTGCTGCCCTGGCTGCACCTTATGATGTGCCAGTGTTTATTGACTCAGCATACGGTCCTCCCTTCCCAGCATTGAACTTTACTGACTTGACACCGATTTTTGGAGATGGCATCGTTCACTGCATGAGTTTGTCGAAAGCAGGGTTGCCAGGAGAACGTGTTGGGATCGCTATCGGGGATGAAAAGGTGATTCAAGTTTTGGAGTGTTTCCAAACCAATGCTTGTCTCCATGCATCAAGGTACGGACAGGCAATTGCTGCGATCGCGATTAAATCTGGTGCGCTAGCAGAAATTTCTACTTCTGTGATTCGTCCTTTTTACCAAAACAAGTTTACCGTTTTGGAAAGTACTTTGAATGAGTTCATGCCTGAGGATTTACCTTGGTTTCTCCATCGAGGTGAAGGGGCGATATTTGCTTGGTTATGGTTGCAAGATTTGCCAATGACGGATTGGGAGTTTTATCAGGAACTTAAGAAGGTGGGTGTTATAGTTGTACCTGGCAGTACCTTTTTCCCTGGCTTGCAGGAGGAGTGGGTACACAAGCAGCAGTGTGTCCGTATTAGTTTGACTGGTAGTAATGAGGAAATTGCTACTGGTATGGAGCGTTTGGCAAAGGTTGTGCAACAGATTTATCAAGTATCGGCTGTAAATGTTTGA
- a CDS encoding NHLP bacteriocin export ABC transporter permease/ATPase subunit gives MLIGKITGLPGECYRFKSNEPLLLYEPQTVWVLRSGSMSLFALAVNNGNPEGKRRYLFSVKSAEAMFSTAPEFQSEQIQILAVSLEETELLKISRQDFEYMLANKQRYAVDLVERWIHQLGSAVAREPDRSLNLRGAEPGIQFFSLASGEVFRPENSVSWVQIQRGYAKLMGFPELVFEPASGLLPLSADMWLLSEDTLDLKSLRTEEIQEADTLMVSLAQLQMDFLQMIHLLSQQEIQQEILRCQERENLKRQVMDETLGELSSVLQQRETSTEAQVIHGSFPDRALLAAAGAVGRALGIRICPPSQSEDFKRLKDPLEAIARASRIRMRQLHLVGNWWKRDCGPMLAYTLEGESSVALLPVQGDRYEIYDPLKQTRTPVDEQSAATLSTTAYVFYRPLPDKDLKTWDIFRFALQGHFKDIVIILFIGIAVSLLGMVTPLATAILMDNVIPDADRGLLLQIALGLSATAFGGTIFQLTQGLTLVRLETFADSSTQAAVWDRLLKLKASFFSQYSIGDLESRVSAISNIRSKLSGTVLKSIFSGVFAFLNLGLLIYYNGSLAAIAIVAAVVNIALTFISGMLTLRKVRPLLEHQGQIFGVMVQLINGVAKLRVAGAEERAFAYWGKQYSQQLKLMLSTQVIEDILAIFNKVLPGLTSCVLFWFTAILLQQSQQTEGSQALSIGTFLAFNAAFGIFISGATNLSTTIVDVLQIVPLWKRAQPILQAEPEVNNSKADPGRLSGRVVVDHVVFRYRNDGPPILDNVSLRAEPGEFIALVGTSGSGKSTLFRLLLGFETPESGSIYYDGQELTGLDIHALRRQMGVVLQNSRLMSASIFENIAGGANVTIDEAWEAARMAGFADDIQAMPMGMHTVVSEGGGNLSGGQRQRLLIARALVLKPRILLFDEATSALDNRTQAIVSESLDQLKVTRIVIAHRLSTIRNADRIYVLQNGRIVQQGSFERLAKQEGLFAQLMMRQKR, from the coding sequence ATGCTTATTGGTAAAATCACGGGTTTGCCGGGAGAGTGCTATCGATTCAAAAGCAATGAACCTTTACTATTATATGAACCGCAGACAGTTTGGGTGTTGAGATCGGGTTCAATGTCACTATTTGCGCTCGCAGTTAACAATGGCAACCCAGAGGGAAAGCGGCGTTACCTGTTTAGTGTTAAATCCGCAGAAGCAATGTTCTCAACAGCACCAGAGTTTCAAAGCGAGCAGATCCAAATTTTAGCAGTGTCACTTGAGGAAACAGAACTGCTCAAAATATCCCGACAAGATTTTGAGTACATGCTCGCAAACAAACAAAGATATGCGGTGGATTTGGTAGAGCGTTGGATACATCAACTGGGTTCGGCTGTTGCTCGCGAACCCGATCGTAGCTTAAATCTGCGCGGAGCGGAGCCGGGAATTCAGTTCTTCTCCTTAGCCAGTGGCGAGGTATTTCGACCTGAAAATAGCGTATCTTGGGTACAAATCCAACGTGGTTATGCCAAATTAATGGGCTTTCCCGAACTGGTTTTTGAGCCTGCATCTGGTTTATTACCTTTGAGTGCTGATATGTGGTTGCTCTCTGAGGACACATTAGACTTAAAAAGTCTTCGCACTGAAGAGATCCAAGAAGCAGATACTTTAATGGTGAGTCTGGCTCAACTGCAAATGGATTTCCTACAAATGATTCACTTGCTCTCTCAGCAAGAAATTCAGCAAGAAATTTTGAGGTGTCAAGAAAGAGAAAACCTCAAACGTCAGGTGATGGATGAAACATTAGGGGAACTGTCATCCGTACTGCAACAACGGGAAACAAGTACGGAAGCGCAAGTGATACATGGCAGTTTCCCAGACCGAGCTCTGTTAGCTGCTGCTGGGGCTGTCGGACGTGCTTTAGGGATTAGGATTTGCCCTCCATCTCAGTCAGAAGACTTCAAACGCCTCAAAGACCCCCTAGAAGCGATCGCCCGTGCGTCACGAATTCGGATGCGTCAGTTGCATCTGGTAGGGAACTGGTGGAAACGTGACTGCGGTCCGATGCTAGCATACACTTTAGAAGGGGAAAGTTCAGTAGCTTTGTTGCCAGTTCAGGGCGATCGCTATGAAATTTACGATCCTCTCAAGCAAACTCGCACCCCCGTAGATGAGCAAAGCGCTGCTACGCTCTCCACCACTGCTTATGTATTTTATCGACCTTTGCCCGATAAAGACCTCAAAACCTGGGATATATTTCGATTTGCACTGCAGGGTCATTTTAAAGATATAGTTATCATCCTATTCATTGGAATTGCTGTTTCTTTACTAGGGATGGTAACGCCCCTGGCTACTGCTATTCTCATGGACAACGTCATCCCAGATGCTGACCGGGGATTATTGCTACAAATTGCTTTGGGTCTTTCCGCAACAGCTTTTGGAGGTACAATCTTTCAACTGACTCAGGGGCTTACCCTAGTAAGACTGGAGACGTTTGCTGACTCATCCACTCAAGCGGCGGTGTGGGACAGACTGTTGAAACTGAAAGCATCTTTTTTTAGTCAGTATTCTATCGGGGACTTAGAATCCAGAGTTTCTGCCATCAGCAATATCCGTTCCAAACTGAGCGGTACAGTTCTCAAAAGTATTTTCTCTGGCGTGTTTGCCTTCTTAAACCTGGGATTGCTTATCTACTACAACGGTTCGTTAGCTGCGATCGCGATCGTCGCAGCAGTTGTAAATATAGCCCTGACTTTTATCTCTGGTATGCTCACCCTCCGCAAGGTTCGTCCCCTATTGGAGCACCAAGGACAAATTTTTGGCGTGATGGTGCAGTTAATCAATGGGGTTGCCAAATTGCGAGTCGCTGGGGCGGAAGAACGCGCTTTTGCTTACTGGGGTAAACAGTATAGCCAGCAACTCAAATTGATGTTGAGTACCCAAGTGATTGAAGACATTCTTGCCATCTTCAACAAAGTTTTGCCCGGTCTTACATCTTGCGTGCTGTTCTGGTTTACTGCCATACTACTACAACAGAGCCAGCAAACAGAAGGCAGCCAAGCACTATCCATTGGTACTTTCCTGGCGTTCAACGCTGCTTTTGGCATCTTTATAAGCGGTGCCACCAACTTGAGTACAACTATTGTGGATGTTCTTCAAATTGTACCTTTGTGGAAGCGTGCCCAGCCAATTTTGCAAGCCGAACCAGAAGTTAATAATAGTAAAGCAGATCCCGGCCGGCTATCCGGTAGAGTCGTTGTAGACCACGTGGTTTTTCGTTATCGGAATGATGGACCCCCAATCTTAGATAACGTGAGTCTTCGGGCTGAACCTGGAGAATTTATTGCTTTGGTAGGGACTTCTGGAAGTGGTAAATCAACTTTGTTTCGGTTATTACTGGGATTTGAAACTCCAGAATCTGGCAGTATTTATTATGATGGACAGGAGTTGACAGGATTGGATATTCATGCATTACGCCGACAGATGGGTGTTGTGCTGCAAAATAGCCGCTTGATGTCAGCTTCCATCTTTGAAAACATTGCTGGTGGAGCTAATGTTACAATTGATGAAGCATGGGAAGCTGCTCGGATGGCAGGTTTTGCAGATGATATCCAAGCAATGCCAATGGGTATGCACACTGTTGTCAGTGAAGGAGGTGGTAATCTTTCTGGCGGACAACGGCAAAGGTTGTTAATTGCAAGGGCATTGGTATTGAAACCACGAATTTTGCTATTTGATGAAGCGACCAGTGCCTTGGATAACAGAACCCAGGCTATTGTGAGTGAAAGTCTTGACCAATTAAAGGTGACGCGCATAGTTATTGCTCACCGACTCAGTACAATCCGCAATGCTGACCGTATCTATGTGCTTCAGAACGGTCGGATTGTACAGCAGGGTAGTTTTGAGCGGCTTGCCAAGCAAGAGGGGTTGTTTGCTCAACTGATGATGCGGCAGAAGCGTTGA
- the rimM gene encoding ribosome maturation factor RimM (Essential for efficient processing of 16S rRNA), whose protein sequence is MNHEDAKSAKKENKEQGKMRKQGKQKKNSPSSPPLVPDGWIAIGTIVSPQGVHGEVRVLSNSDFPERFEVPGKRWLWCPGYMEPQPIELIAGRNVEGKNLYIVKLAGVGDRNRADELRGYKLLVLESDRPQLGEDEYHVLDLIGLSVFMQESGEFVGTVVDLLSAGHDLLEVQLDSLRDKEQRTVLIPFVTAIVPVVDLEAGRVEITPPLGLLEIHN, encoded by the coding sequence ATGAACCACGAAGACGCAAAGAGCGCGAAGAAAGAGAATAAGGAGCAGGGGAAGATGAGGAAGCAGGGGAAGCAAAAGAAAAATTCTCCTTCGTCTCCCCCTCTTGTCCCTGATGGTTGGATAGCGATTGGTACAATTGTTTCTCCACAGGGAGTGCATGGTGAAGTCCGTGTTTTGTCGAACTCGGATTTTCCCGAACGATTTGAGGTTCCTGGAAAACGGTGGTTGTGGTGTCCGGGTTACATGGAACCGCAACCTATTGAGTTGATAGCAGGACGCAATGTCGAAGGGAAAAATTTGTACATCGTGAAGTTAGCTGGAGTTGGCGATCGCAATCGGGCTGATGAGTTGCGGGGCTATAAGTTACTGGTGTTGGAGAGCGATCGTCCTCAATTGGGGGAAGATGAGTATCATGTCTTGGATTTGATTGGTTTGTCAGTCTTTATGCAAGAATCTGGAGAGTTTGTAGGAACGGTGGTGGATCTCCTCTCAGCAGGACATGACTTGCTAGAGGTGCAGCTAGATTCTTTAAGAGACAAAGAACAAAGGACTGTTTTGATTCCTTTTGTAACGGCAATTGTTCCAGTTGTTGATTTAGAAGCTGGTCGTGTTGAGATTACGCCTCCATTGGGATTGTTGGAAATTCACAATTAA